Proteins from one Bactrocera neohumeralis isolate Rockhampton chromosome 3, APGP_CSIRO_Bneo_wtdbg2-racon-allhic-juicebox.fasta_v2, whole genome shotgun sequence genomic window:
- the LOC126753421 gene encoding uncharacterized protein LOC126753421 isoform X2, whose product MGPGANSWEPSKMSASFFNIEKLDESNYDSWSLQLQSVLVHQELWSVTCGETSCPVEGADEKSVLLWKAKDEKAKATIILSITPMQISHIKTCNTANDAWKRLKEVHIPEGPVRKVTLFKQLIATRMADEECIQQYVCKFTTLAEKLKEIEVDLKEELIVIMLLASLPKSFENLVVALESRDTLPSLNAVKIKLIEEGERRKISNSVYTESRAQAFMAQESTYAEKRCLVNAKSNDTASSNSKSNGKSTRSNLKCYFCGKKGHFAAQCKEKQREHSMQQNVKKNGLFIASNDRFLHSDAWCVDSGASSHLCCNRNMFDKFETREESIMLAGDNKMIATGKGVVRLKTRKFDVTLVDVLFVPGLQCNFISVSKAVSSGYIVEFRQNTAKIMDKHGAIILSASKVSDLYLLETNKNKLYFSRKTIDDAMKWHKRLGHLNFESLRELNNKNMVLGLKLKLSADVKCTLCMSSKCSQRPYRSAQNSAAEVLGVVHTDVCGPINKTSIGGARYFLTFTDDKTRYIFVYFLRHKDEVFEKFKEFKAMAECQTGKKLKVLRSDNGKEFVNNAFDEFLKSNGILRQLTVPYTPQQNGLAERLNRTLIEMARCMMLDAGVEESLWAEAVHTAAYLRNRSPTKALGTVTPYEAWHGRKPTVAHLRAFGSYAVALDKRQHDKFKPKGKEYTMVGYADTAKAYRLYDRKSKCLIVSRDVYFIERAERTQHSDTALIEGIVTNADARANDISVEIYDTQSNKNVDLVEVGSDDSQSEGSNDDFESAQEELVAAKRLPGRPKFIRTGKCGRPRKVYNYLSLMTTDEIKIPNTVDEALSSEHSEQWFNAMKDEYDAMLKNKTWELIELPKGQKVVRNKWVFSIKRDKEGNIQRFKARLVAKGCSQIYGVNYTETFSPVVRYSTIRLIFAIAAEYGLHLHQMDVSTAYLNSELSDEIFMYQPEMFVDQRYPNHCLKLKKAIYGLKQSGRQWNIKLNSILKEIGFKQCESEPCVYINHHKDQINIIAVYVDDLLIACSDISYMQHIKRLIAEKVKVVDKGQVQHFLSMEIERDGETGAITICQKGHIKRLLREQGMEDCRSTSIPLDPGHKVSCEDKTCKMADQSQYQSIIGSLMYIAVCTRPDILHSVCKLAQRNTKPHAEHLAAAKRILRYLCSTQDKKLKYSRTGKPIECFVDADWGGDVGDRKSYTGYAIIMAGGVFSYESKKQSTVALSSTEAEYMALTCVVKEAVNLKQLLRELYIPYSEAMIVNCDNLSAMNLVKNPVYHSRSKHIDIRYHYIRDIYRAGEIELKYCSSSNMIADILTKNLARPTHEKLTELLGLK is encoded by the coding sequence atgggcccaggtGCAAATTCCTGGGAGCCGAGTAAAATGAGTGcgtcattttttaatattgagaaATTAGATGAATCTAATTACGATTCGTGGAGTCTACAGCTGCAAAGTGTTCTAGTGCATCAAGAATTATGGTCCGTTACGTGCGGAGAGACTTCTTGTCCAGTCGAGGGTGCAGATGAGAAAAGCGTGTTACTTTGGAAAGCAAAGGATGAAAAAGCAAAGGCCACAATTATCCTTAGCATAACACCTATGCAAATAAGCCATATTAAAACCTGCAACACAGCGAATGATGCATGGAAGCGATTAAAAGAGGTGCACATACCAGAAGGTCCGGTAAGAAAAGTGACATTGTTTAAGCAGCTAATTGCTACTCGAATGGCTGATGAAGAGTGTATTCAGCAATATGTTTGCAAGTTTACAACACTCGCAGAAAAGctaaaagaaattgaagttGACCTGAAAGAGGAATTGATTGTTATTATGCTACTGGCAAGTCTTccaaaaagctttgaaaatctGGTGGTTGCTTTGGAATCGCGTGATACGCTACCATCCCTTAATGCAGTTAAAATCAAGCTGATAGAAGAAGGCGAACGAAGAAAAATAAGCAATTCTGTATATACCGAAAGTAGGGCGCAGGCGTTCATGGCACAAGAAAGCACATACGCTGAAAAAAGGTGTTTGGTTAACGCAAAGTCAAATGACACAGCAAGTTCAAATAGCAAAAGCAATGGCAAAAGCACACGATCGAACCTCAAATGCTATTTCTGTGGAAAAAAAGGCCATTTCGCGGCACAATGCAAAGAGAAACAACGAGAACATTCTATGCaacaaaatgtaaagaaaaatggTCTGTTCATCGCAAGCAATGACCGATTTTTACATAGCGATGCTTGGTGCGTCGACAGCGGCGCTTCGTCACACTTATGTTGCAACCGCAACATGTTCGATAAGTTTGAGACACGTGAAGAATCAATCATGCTGGCGGGCGACAATAAGATGATAGCAACAGGCAAAGGGGTTGTTAGATTAAAAACAAGGAAGTTTGACGTCACACTTGTTGATGTTCTCTTCGTACCCGGTTTGCAGTGCAACTTCATATCAGTTTCGAAAGCAGTAAGCAGCGGCTACATTGTGGAGTTCAGGCAAAATACAGCGAAAATTATGGACAAGCACGGGGCAATTATATTGAGTGCTAGCAAGGTCAGTGATTTGTATTTacttgaaacaaataaaaacaaattgtatttttcGAGGAAAACTATCGATGATGCGATGAAGTGGCATAAGCGTTTAGGTCACTTAAATTTTGAAAGTCTACGGGAGCTGAATAACAAGAACATGGTGCTtggtttaaaactaaaattatcagCAGATGTGAAATGTACTTTGTGTATGTCTAGCAAATGCAGTCAACGGCCGTATCGAAGTGCACAAAATTCAGCAGCAGAAGTGCTGGGAGTGGTACATACCGATGTGTGCGGCCCTATCAACAAAACGTCTATTGGCGGTGCGAGATATTTTTTGACATTCACCGACGATAAAACTCgctacatttttgtttattttttgcgaCACAAAGACGAGGTGTTTGAGAAATTCAAAGAGTTTAAGGCGATGGCAGAGTGTCAAAcaggcaaaaaattaaaagtattaagAAGCGACAACGGAAAAGAGTTTGTCAACAACGCTTTTGATGAGTTTTTGAAATCAAATGGGATATTACGTCAGCTGACGGTCCCCTATACACCACAACAAAATGGGTTAGCGGAGAGGCTAAACCGTACGCTTATCGAAATGGCAAGATGTATGATGCTCGACGCTGGCGTTGAAGAATCATTATGGGCCGAGGCAGTGCATACGGCAGCATACTTGAGGAACCGATCACCAACTAAAGCGTTAGGCACGGTGACGCCATACGAAGCATGGCATGGTCGCAAACCGACAGTGGCGCATTTACGGGCATTTGGGTCATATGCGGTGGCTCTTGATAAACGTCAACATGATAAATTCAAACCAAAGGGGAAGGAATATACAATGGTTGGCTACGCAGATACAGCGAAGGCATACAGATTGTATGATCGAAAATCAAAATGCCTAATTGTAAGCAGAGATGTATACTTTATAGAAAGGGCAGAACGTACGCAACATTCAGACACAGCATTGATTGAGGGTATTGTTACAAATGCTGATGCAAGAGCGAATGATATCAGTGTTGAGATTTATGATACgcagtcaaataaaaatgttgaccTTGTTGAAGTGGGTTCCGATGATTCACAATCAGAAGGAAGTAACGATGATTTTGAATCAGCACAAGAAGAGTTAGTTGCAGCGAAAAGGTTGCCAGGCAGGCCAAAGTTTATTCGTACTGGAAAATGTGGTAGGCCAAGAAAGGTATAcaattatttaagtttaatgacTACAGACGAAATTAAGATACCAAACACAGTCGATGAAGCGTTATCTAGTGAACATTCAGAACAGTGGTTTAACGCGATGAAAGACGAATATGATGCGATGCTCAAGAATAAAACATGGGAGCTCATAGAACTGCCTAAAGGGCAAAAGGTTGTGAGAAATAAATGGGTATTCTCTATTAAGAGGGATAAAGAAGGCAATATTCAGCGTTTTAAAGCTAGGCTGGTAGCGAAAGGGTGTTCGCAAATTTATGGCGTTAATTATACAGAAACATTCTCTCCTGTTGTTCGCTATAGTACCATTAGGTTGATATTTGCTATTGCAGCAGAATACGGATTACATTTACACCAAATGGATGTCTCTACTGCTTATCTAAATAGCGAATTGAGTGATGAAATTTTCATGTATCAACCAGAAATGTTTGTAGACCAGCGTTACCCAAACCATTGTTTAAAGCTAAAGAAAGCTATTTACGGGCTTAAACAGTCAGGTCGGCAgtggaatataaaattaaattccatattaaaagaaattggcTTCAAGCAATGTGAAAGTGAGCCATGTGTATACATTAACCATCATAAAGACCAGATTAACATAATCGCAGTATATGTGGATGATCTGTTAATTGCCTGTTCCGATATCAGTTACATGCAGCATATTAAGCGTTTGATTGCGGAAAAGGTGAAAGTAGTAGACAAGGGCCaagttcaacattttttaagcaTGGAGATCGAAAGAGATGGCGAAACTGGGGCAATAACTATATGCCAAAAGGGGCACATTAAAAGATTACTACGCGAACAAGGCATGGAAGATTGTAGATCTACATCCATCCCATTAGACCCTGGACATAAGGTTAGTTGCGAGGACAAAACGTGCAAAATGGCTGACCAGTCACAATACCAATCAATTATCGGTTCGCTTATGTATATAGCTGTGTGCACGAGACCGGATATCTTGCACTCAGTGTGTAAGCTTGCACAGCGTAATACAAAGCCACATGCGGAGCATTTAGCAGCGGCGAAGCGTATATTAAGGTATTTATGTTCAACGCaagacaaaaaactgaaatactCTAGGACCGGTAAACCAATCGAATGTTTTGTGGACGCAGATTGGGGCGGCGACGTAGGTGATCGCAAGTCGTATACAGGATATGCCATCATCATGGCAGGTGGAGTTTTTTCGTATGAATCTAAAAAGCAGTCAACAGTAGCCCTCAGTAGCACCGAGGCCGAGTATATGGCTTTGACATGTGTTGTTAAAGAAGCCGTTAATTTAAAGCAGTTACTTCGAGAATTATATATACCGTATTCTGAAGCGATGATCGTGAATTGTGACAACTTGAGTGCGATGAATTTGGTAAAGAATCCCGTCTATCATTCACGCAGCAAACACATCGATATCAGATATCACTATATCAGAGACATCTATAGAGCAGGCGAAATTGAACTAAAATATTGTAGCAGCAGTAATATGATTGCTGATATTCTTACTAAGAATTTAGCAAGACCAACCCATGAGAAACTTACTGAATTATTGGGGTTGAAATAA